Proteins encoded together in one Streptomyces sp. NBC_01216 window:
- the ltrA gene encoding group II intron reverse transcriptase/maturase, with protein MDENTGRKSFWNETGDDAEAWHSIDWSRVDAEVRRLRQRIFKAAQEYDMPKVRNLQKLMLRSTANTLLSVRRVTQVSRGRKTAGVDGDTALTPQERGLLARHLIAEKNVKPSPVKRVYIPKANGKTRPLGIPVIRDRVQQARVKNALEPEWEARFEARSYGFRPGRGCHDAMAAIHQIVGKKQAHRVWVLDADLSAAFDRISHEHLMASIGKFPGREMIQGWLKAGVMEKGRFAPTTEGTPQGGVLSPLLLNIALHGMEKAAGVVYRKKGAHRAVKEDSPALVRYADDFVVMCHTEEQAYESKRRLAEWFKPRGVAFDEENTRVVHLTDGFDFLGGNVRRYSNGTTLIRPSKDAMKRAAERIREIVRENRGSETKRLIGHVNSFIRGWTAYYRPWSSKDAFNHLDWILFNQLWQWANRNHRRKGRLWIANHYWKQRIPGSRNRWVFGDDTGFIIPAARTKIVRHVPVMDSYSKDDPALTQYWTDRASKRSKLETERKFLQSLAAKQKGLCPECGLDLVEGAEFEPDNVHDWIAWFDARRKTLNVHHKIYRVHGGTNDYKNPVLLHTHCHHQRHAQEGTAQSSPQDVLEPGAVKAARPVLRGPGVQQ; from the coding sequence ATGGACGAGAACACGGGACGGAAGTCCTTCTGGAACGAAACCGGCGACGACGCCGAAGCCTGGCACAGCATTGACTGGAGCCGGGTGGACGCGGAGGTACGAAGGCTGAGGCAGAGGATCTTCAAGGCTGCTCAGGAATACGACATGCCGAAGGTCAGAAACCTCCAGAAACTCATGCTGCGATCAACAGCGAACACTCTGCTGAGCGTTCGCCGAGTAACGCAGGTGAGCCGGGGAAGGAAGACGGCCGGCGTGGACGGTGACACGGCACTTACTCCTCAGGAAAGGGGCCTCCTGGCGAGGCACCTCATCGCGGAGAAGAATGTGAAGCCATCACCGGTAAAGCGTGTATACATTCCGAAGGCCAATGGCAAGACCAGGCCGCTGGGCATCCCGGTCATTCGTGACCGGGTACAGCAGGCCAGGGTGAAGAACGCCCTGGAGCCCGAGTGGGAGGCCCGGTTCGAGGCGCGAAGCTACGGCTTCCGCCCTGGACGGGGCTGCCACGACGCGATGGCGGCGATCCACCAGATCGTCGGCAAGAAGCAGGCTCACAGGGTGTGGGTGCTGGACGCCGACCTCTCGGCGGCGTTCGACCGCATCAGCCACGAGCACCTGATGGCATCCATCGGAAAGTTCCCCGGCAGGGAAATGATCCAGGGATGGCTGAAGGCGGGGGTGATGGAGAAGGGAAGATTCGCGCCCACCACGGAGGGAACTCCGCAGGGTGGCGTGCTCAGTCCTCTTCTCCTGAATATCGCCCTCCATGGGATGGAGAAGGCAGCAGGAGTGGTCTACCGGAAGAAGGGCGCCCACAGGGCCGTCAAGGAGGACTCGCCTGCACTGGTGAGATACGCGGACGACTTCGTGGTCATGTGCCACACGGAGGAGCAGGCGTATGAGTCCAAGCGTCGGCTGGCGGAATGGTTCAAACCGAGGGGGGTGGCCTTCGACGAGGAGAATACGCGAGTCGTACACCTCACCGATGGCTTTGACTTCCTGGGGGGCAACGTCCGCCGGTACAGCAACGGGACCACTCTCATCAGGCCGAGCAAGGATGCCATGAAGAGAGCCGCGGAACGTATCAGGGAAATCGTCCGGGAAAACCGAGGGAGCGAGACCAAGCGTCTGATTGGTCACGTGAACTCGTTCATCCGGGGATGGACCGCGTACTACCGTCCGTGGAGCTCGAAGGATGCCTTCAACCACCTCGACTGGATTCTGTTCAACCAGCTTTGGCAGTGGGCGAACAGAAACCATCGCAGGAAGGGAAGGCTCTGGATCGCCAACCACTACTGGAAGCAGCGGATTCCGGGAAGCCGGAACCGCTGGGTCTTCGGGGACGACACGGGGTTCATCATCCCGGCCGCCCGCACGAAGATCGTCCGTCACGTCCCGGTCATGGACTCATATTCGAAGGACGACCCGGCACTGACGCAGTACTGGACGGACAGGGCCAGCAAGCGGAGCAAGTTGGAGACGGAGAGAAAGTTCCTCCAGTCCCTGGCGGCAAAGCAGAAGGGTCTCTGCCCGGAATGCGGTCTGGATCTTGTAGAAGGTGCGGAATTCGAACCGGACAACGTCCATGACTGGATTGCCTGGTTCGATGCCCGCCGCAAGACCCTGAACGTGCATCACAAGATCTACCGGGTGCACGGCGGGACGAACGACTACAAGAATCCGGTGCTCTTGCACACGCACTGCCATCACCAGCGCCACGCCCAGGAGGGCACGGCGCAGAGCAGCCCACAGGACGTGCTTGAGCCGGGTGCGGTGAAAGCCGCACGCCCGGTTCTGAGGGGGCCGGGGGTTCAGCAATGA
- a CDS encoding OmpA family protein encodes MTTTPHRFAVLATATLLAACTLTVGPARADDPPGSAASASPPPEIDTNAPELMLPDGATLAPAKILDIKQVVEEEGGEQRREDTNVDITFALQAEVLFGKDSAKLSSSATARIAAIAAEINKQNSGRVRVFGFTDNLGSYEHGLTLSKQRADAVQQELARSLGPGKTFDIRGYSEDYPIADNRTEEGRKKNRRVEVSFPRTTGG; translated from the coding sequence ATGACCACCACCCCCCACCGCTTCGCGGTTCTCGCCACCGCCACGCTCCTCGCGGCGTGCACCCTCACCGTCGGCCCCGCGCGTGCCGACGATCCCCCCGGGTCTGCCGCGTCCGCGTCGCCACCACCCGAGATCGACACGAACGCGCCGGAACTCATGCTTCCCGACGGGGCGACCCTCGCGCCCGCCAAGATCCTCGACATCAAGCAGGTTGTCGAGGAGGAGGGTGGTGAGCAGCGCCGCGAGGACACCAACGTCGACATCACCTTCGCGCTCCAGGCCGAGGTGCTCTTCGGCAAGGACAGTGCCAAGCTGAGCAGCTCCGCCACTGCCCGGATCGCCGCCATCGCCGCAGAGATCAACAAACAGAACTCCGGCAGGGTCCGGGTCTTCGGGTTCACCGACAACCTCGGCTCGTACGAACACGGCCTCACGCTCTCCAAGCAGCGCGCCGACGCCGTTCAGCAGGAGCTGGCCAGGAGTCTCGGCCCTGGGAAGACCTTCGACATCCGCGGTTACAGCGAGGACTATCCCATCGCAGACAACCGCACCGAGGAAGGCCGGAAGAAGAACCGTCGCGTCGAGGTGTCCTTCCCCCGGACGACGGGCGGATAG
- a CDS encoding sensor histidine kinase: MRAASTTTLQVNALQALCRQVFGFRLAMIALATPAALLNAAPGLPRKLVGAAVLVTFMGSYVLFRDWERFGPLLLRHPALLAADTLFGSLLLVTAGPQSTLGYVSVCTPLLAGLGYGWRGAAFFASLQSLILLAVHAADPRHPRMGLGEATQLPGLCVVTGALGVTLGGLLLRFGAASQALTDTRARLAAAQAVEEERARLAREMHDSVATTLHGLALAADGLAATDGPPTVRDQAALVARSARRAAAESRELLADLRRRAYGGDGTADVDVPAELALRVADFGHRSGITAAYRRVGDEAVPPVPYSVARHLLTIATEAMENAGRHAHPTRVDVSAGVFAGLLRITVRDDGRGLPPDTTLDGLRGTGHFGLVGMVERAAGVGARIRIGKGAGATGTEVRLELPVGRTVGV; encoded by the coding sequence ATGAGAGCGGCATCCACCACGACCCTGCAGGTCAACGCCCTCCAGGCGCTGTGCCGCCAGGTCTTCGGCTTCCGCCTCGCCATGATCGCCCTCGCCACCCCCGCCGCTCTCCTCAACGCCGCCCCCGGCCTCCCCCGGAAACTCGTCGGCGCCGCCGTCCTCGTCACCTTCATGGGCTCGTACGTCCTGTTCAGGGACTGGGAACGCTTCGGGCCGCTCCTCCTGCGACACCCCGCCCTCCTCGCCGCCGACACCCTCTTCGGCTCGCTGCTCCTCGTCACCGCCGGCCCCCAGAGCACCCTCGGCTACGTCAGTGTCTGCACCCCTCTCCTCGCCGGCCTCGGCTACGGCTGGCGCGGTGCCGCGTTCTTCGCGAGTCTCCAGTCGCTGATCCTGCTCGCCGTCCACGCCGCCGACCCGCGCCACCCGCGCATGGGACTCGGCGAAGCCACCCAACTGCCCGGCCTCTGCGTCGTCACCGGTGCCCTCGGCGTCACCCTCGGCGGCCTGCTGCTCCGCTTCGGCGCGGCCAGCCAGGCCCTCACCGACACCCGCGCCCGCCTCGCCGCCGCCCAGGCCGTGGAGGAGGAACGCGCCCGCCTCGCCCGCGAGATGCATGACTCGGTCGCCACCACCCTGCATGGCCTCGCCCTCGCGGCCGACGGACTCGCCGCCACCGACGGCCCCCCGACCGTCCGCGACCAGGCCGCGCTCGTGGCCCGCTCCGCCCGCCGGGCGGCGGCCGAATCACGCGAACTCCTCGCTGACCTGCGCCGCCGGGCGTACGGCGGCGACGGAACGGCCGACGTCGACGTACCAGCGGAACTGGCTCTACGAGTAGCCGACTTCGGCCACCGCTCCGGCATCACCGCCGCCTACCGGCGGGTCGGGGACGAAGCCGTACCCCCTGTCCCCTACTCCGTGGCACGCCACCTGCTGACCATCGCCACCGAAGCCATGGAGAACGCCGGCCGCCACGCCCACCCGACCCGGGTCGACGTCTCCGCCGGAGTCTTCGCGGGTCTGCTGCGCATCACGGTCCGCGACGACGGCCGCGGACTGCCCCCGGACACGACGCTGGACGGCCTGCGCGGGACCGGCCACTTCGGCCTGGTGGGAATGGTGGAACGGGCCGCGGGCGTCGGTGCGCGCATCCGGATCGGAAAGGGCGCGGGCGCGACGGGCACGGAGGTCCGCCTGGAGCTTCCCGTGGGGAGGACGGTCGGCGTATGA
- a CDS encoding pilus assembly protein TadG-related protein, which yields MAGLLFLAFAYFVVGQAASTRNGAQTAADAAALAAAQDARDQLRDGWLDVILDPSRWDDFVDGRAYDEGAACLSAASFAAKNQATLSGDGCVPLSGQEGFMVEVRTLNAVGASVVPGTEKQHAAATASAVIEPRCIFEATEPAPDSEEPSPDPSSPGPIPTPTLTEPSPILGLTCHGIVWEIDPEAPRLPSAADLFTVRLAD from the coding sequence GTGGCGGGTCTGCTCTTCCTCGCGTTCGCCTATTTCGTCGTAGGCCAGGCAGCGTCCACGCGCAACGGAGCCCAGACAGCTGCTGATGCCGCCGCGCTCGCGGCAGCTCAGGACGCGCGCGACCAGCTCAGAGATGGCTGGCTAGATGTCATTCTCGATCCTTCTCGGTGGGATGACTTCGTCGACGGCAGAGCCTACGACGAAGGGGCCGCCTGCCTCAGTGCGGCCTCCTTCGCAGCCAAGAATCAGGCGACACTCTCTGGAGACGGCTGTGTGCCGCTTTCCGGGCAGGAAGGCTTCATGGTGGAGGTGCGCACCCTGAACGCCGTGGGCGCGTCCGTTGTACCCGGCACGGAGAAGCAACACGCCGCGGCAACGGCTTCTGCGGTCATCGAACCCCGCTGCATCTTCGAGGCGACCGAGCCCGCGCCAGACTCCGAAGAGCCTTCGCCGGACCCGTCCAGTCCGGGCCCGATACCTACGCCTACCCTGACGGAGCCCAGCCCCATTCTCGGCCTCACCTGTCACGGAATCGTTTGGGAGATCGATCCTGAGGCCCCCAGACTGCCGAGCGCAGCCGATCTCTTCACCGTTCGACTGGCCGACTGA
- a CDS encoding response regulator transcription factor, which produces MTLRVLVADDNPVVRAGLSALLGGHPDIEVVAEATNGRTALEGAERLRPDVILLDVRMPELDGLAALPSLVRLAPVMMLTYTGESTVVREALRLGAGGYLVHGEFTAEELVTAVRDVRAGRAHFTPTAANALLGVVRGATAHEYSAPSLLSSLKFGLMSSQAQRNVAQFGLSVREAEVMDLIASGMSNRQIADTCFISEKTVKNHINRIFAKLHSRTRSEAIAAWLGTRTAS; this is translated from the coding sequence ATGACACTCAGGGTGCTGGTCGCGGACGACAACCCGGTCGTACGAGCGGGTCTGTCGGCCCTGCTCGGCGGACACCCCGACATCGAGGTGGTGGCGGAGGCGACCAACGGCCGTACAGCGCTCGAGGGCGCGGAACGGCTGCGCCCGGACGTGATCCTCCTCGACGTCCGCATGCCCGAACTCGACGGCCTGGCGGCCCTGCCGAGCCTGGTCCGGCTGGCCCCGGTGATGATGCTGACCTACACCGGCGAGAGCACCGTGGTCCGCGAGGCACTGCGCCTGGGAGCGGGCGGCTACCTGGTCCACGGTGAGTTCACGGCCGAGGAGCTGGTCACCGCCGTACGCGACGTCCGAGCGGGCCGCGCCCACTTCACCCCGACGGCGGCGAACGCACTCCTTGGCGTAGTGAGAGGTGCGACTGCACATGAATATTCGGCGCCAAGCCTCTTGAGTTCATTGAAGTTTGGTCTTATGTCTTCGCAAGCGCAACGGAATGTGGCACAGTTTGGACTGAGTGTGAGGGAGGCGGAGGTGATGGACCTGATCGCGTCGGGCATGAGCAACCGTCAGATCGCCGACACCTGCTTCATCAGCGAGAAAACGGTCAAGAACCACATCAACCGCATCTTCGCGAAGCTCCACAGCCGCACGCGAAGCGAAGCGATAGCGGCCTGGCTGGGCACGAGGACGGCATCATGA
- a CDS encoding Flp family type IVb pilin — translation MNDALLRAVTKAKVHLSSWARETSRDRNRRLRGDRGQTAVEYLGIIVVVVAIVVAITGTDIGQTIKGAITNKIAELTGN, via the coding sequence ATGAACGACGCGCTACTGAGGGCCGTGACCAAGGCCAAGGTTCACCTGTCGAGCTGGGCACGCGAAACGTCCCGGGACCGGAACCGGCGACTTCGCGGGGACCGGGGGCAGACGGCGGTCGAGTACCTGGGGATCATCGTGGTCGTGGTGGCGATCGTGGTGGCGATCACGGGGACGGACATCGGGCAGACGATCAAGGGCGCGATCACCAACAAGATCGCGGAGCTCACCGGCAACTAG
- a CDS encoding DUF6571 family protein, whose translation MLTFDDVYRAPLGKMKAAADDWSEMKGKLDKLADDARTTMAAKAKDDYWRGVNAEVTKPFVDKTAKEFDDAAKAADGIHRILQDGYDSFKKAQDDLKKIVETEAPAQGLVVTSNGTVEARNPVTLIKDPGVRHDPDYPDLVRRERAAINAMKQRIDAVVETCDDADLACSNALKADITSDKHDFSGPRYGSLDAEEAQRALDLAEKGRDISHADLERLNELLKKNSGSKEFSRTFYEGLGPKGALEFFGRLSTDTYGNSGPEPDKQRLEDVQALQRNLGLTLATATRGGDTWTENWSTEMRKLGTERVPLTSHHYNPPFGYQLLGGIMRYGHYDPKFLVPIAEHVTQLHAKDPYLFGGSKSLDSGWLKNAYNPSGVNGAGFDPMIPVLEALGHSPEAAKQFFSATPTPYNEDGTIGGTVDLDPKTKDTQETSYLDFFANEKYEFFPDVEGHAPDARTKTMDFMPDALGHALEAATLGHAWDDPQPQLVRDEKTADIMHEVVEKYGGDAEFLKKYQSGLADSLGNMGAGYIDDLNWALNKNDWESPYAPTDNSTKSAHPEFGREQTIRFLSTLGQHPDAYATVSTAERIYTTSVLEAQVGPDGEINVGRARGAVYTGANLQGLLDESRAAQVEAEGMKVHEDYEKAQAKKAAWVEFGTTAAIAAGVAFLPATAAAAGAAAILVPLAVETGSGAMGQLAGQVIGDWSDKTLDDHKETTEGKIHEDKAVLYMAGRYSAESPMERFVMMHRAEVSDEVKQDLIQAVDGGYLLGNAHARQTGNAPETG comes from the coding sequence GTGCTGACTTTCGACGATGTGTACCGGGCCCCGCTCGGGAAGATGAAGGCCGCGGCCGACGACTGGTCGGAGATGAAGGGGAAGCTGGACAAGCTGGCCGACGACGCCCGAACGACGATGGCCGCCAAGGCCAAGGACGACTACTGGCGGGGAGTGAACGCCGAGGTCACCAAACCGTTCGTGGACAAGACCGCGAAGGAGTTCGACGACGCGGCCAAGGCCGCCGACGGGATCCACCGGATCCTTCAGGACGGCTACGACAGCTTCAAGAAGGCCCAGGACGACCTCAAGAAGATCGTCGAGACCGAGGCGCCCGCACAGGGGCTGGTCGTGACGTCGAACGGGACGGTAGAGGCGCGGAACCCGGTCACGCTGATCAAGGACCCGGGGGTTCGGCACGACCCCGACTATCCCGACCTGGTGCGCCGGGAGCGGGCGGCGATCAACGCGATGAAGCAGCGGATCGACGCCGTCGTCGAGACCTGCGACGACGCCGACCTGGCCTGCTCCAACGCGCTCAAGGCCGACATCACGAGCGACAAACACGACTTCAGCGGGCCGAGGTACGGCAGCCTGGACGCCGAAGAGGCACAGCGCGCTCTCGATCTGGCCGAGAAGGGCCGGGACATCTCCCATGCGGACCTCGAGCGGCTGAACGAACTCCTCAAGAAGAACAGCGGCTCGAAGGAGTTCTCACGGACCTTCTACGAGGGTCTCGGGCCGAAGGGCGCGCTGGAGTTCTTCGGACGGCTCTCCACCGACACGTACGGCAACTCGGGCCCCGAACCGGACAAGCAGCGACTGGAAGACGTCCAGGCCCTGCAGCGGAACCTTGGCCTCACCCTCGCCACGGCCACTCGCGGCGGCGACACCTGGACCGAGAACTGGTCCACCGAGATGCGGAAACTGGGCACCGAACGTGTTCCGCTCACCAGTCATCACTACAACCCGCCGTTCGGGTACCAGCTACTCGGCGGCATCATGCGCTACGGCCACTACGACCCCAAGTTCCTGGTTCCCATCGCCGAGCATGTGACACAGCTGCACGCCAAGGACCCTTACCTGTTCGGCGGCAGCAAGAGCCTCGACAGCGGCTGGCTGAAGAACGCGTACAACCCGTCCGGCGTCAACGGCGCAGGCTTCGACCCGATGATCCCGGTGCTGGAGGCACTCGGCCACAGCCCCGAGGCCGCGAAGCAGTTCTTCTCCGCCACACCGACGCCCTACAACGAGGACGGCACCATCGGCGGGACGGTCGACCTGGACCCGAAGACGAAGGACACTCAGGAGACCAGTTACCTGGACTTCTTCGCCAACGAGAAATACGAGTTCTTCCCCGACGTCGAGGGCCACGCCCCGGACGCCCGCACGAAGACCATGGACTTCATGCCCGACGCGCTCGGCCACGCACTGGAGGCCGCGACCCTCGGTCACGCGTGGGACGATCCGCAGCCGCAACTCGTCCGGGACGAGAAGACGGCCGACATCATGCACGAGGTCGTCGAGAAGTACGGAGGAGACGCCGAGTTCCTCAAGAAGTACCAGTCCGGCCTCGCGGACAGCCTCGGCAACATGGGCGCCGGCTACATCGACGATCTCAACTGGGCTCTGAACAAGAACGACTGGGAGAGCCCGTACGCACCTACGGACAACAGCACGAAATCTGCTCACCCGGAGTTCGGACGGGAACAGACAATCAGGTTCTTGAGCACTCTGGGCCAGCATCCGGACGCGTACGCCACGGTCTCCACGGCGGAGCGCATCTACACCACCAGCGTGCTGGAGGCGCAGGTCGGACCGGACGGCGAGATCAACGTAGGGCGGGCCCGTGGTGCGGTGTACACCGGGGCAAATCTTCAGGGGCTACTGGACGAGTCACGCGCCGCTCAGGTCGAGGCGGAAGGCATGAAGGTGCATGAGGACTACGAGAAGGCACAGGCCAAGAAAGCCGCATGGGTGGAGTTCGGCACCACGGCCGCCATCGCGGCCGGTGTCGCCTTCCTGCCCGCTACCGCCGCCGCCGCGGGAGCCGCAGCCATCCTCGTACCACTCGCGGTCGAGACGGGTAGCGGAGCCATGGGGCAGCTGGCTGGACAGGTGATCGGCGACTGGTCCGACAAGACCCTCGATGACCACAAGGAAACCACCGAGGGGAAGATTCACGAGGACAAGGCCGTCCTCTACATGGCGGGAAGGTACAGCGCCGAGTCGCCCATGGAGCGATTCGTCATGATGCACCGCGCCGAGGTGAGCGACGAGGTCAAGCAGGACCTCATCCAGGCGGTCGACGGCGGCTATCTGTTGGGCAATGCCCACGCGAGGCAGACCGGCAACGCACCGGAGACTGGCTGA
- a CDS encoding DUF192 domain-containing protein, with the protein MRRQPKWRDGTGTLTAPGATVGLEIAASYRARRRGLLGRDGVRGALLLTPANSIHTFRMRFAIDVAYLDRSLRVLDVVTMRPGRLGMIRLRARHVLEAEAGAMAAWGLCRGVRVTAVPDRAG; encoded by the coding sequence ATGCGGAGACAGCCGAAATGGCGTGACGGCACCGGAACACTGACCGCTCCCGGGGCGACGGTCGGACTGGAGATCGCGGCCTCCTACCGGGCCCGGCGGCGGGGCCTGCTCGGCCGGGACGGGGTCCGGGGCGCGCTGCTCCTCACCCCCGCCAACAGCATCCACACCTTCCGTATGCGGTTCGCCATCGACGTCGCCTATCTGGACCGTTCCCTGCGTGTCCTGGACGTCGTGACCATGCGGCCGGGACGCCTGGGCATGATCAGGCTCCGCGCCCGGCATGTACTGGAGGCGGAGGCCGGTGCGATGGCCGCGTGGGGACTGTGCCGAGGGGTCCGGGTCACGGCGGTCCCGGACCGAGCAGGGTGA
- a CDS encoding A24 family peptidase, giving the protein MDVLPIVAAALWGAATGLLVPRAAYRLSVAPGEDRRTGCPAGHVFVGPAGGWLGPPGCRACAAEPVRVPVSPGPPEATAGPVPARVLPAAAVFRHRFAAPLLTAFACAVLAAATGPRPELAVWLLVTPFGMLLASVDARVHRLPDRLTLPLAGAVPLLLGGAGLLPHSAGSWLHALLGGLALGCGYLALFLIHPGGMGFGDVKLALSVGAALGWYGWGVLFAGTFAGFLSGAVYGLGLVLTRRAGRESAIPFGPFMLGGALLGLLLGGLSTTP; this is encoded by the coding sequence GTGGACGTCCTGCCGATCGTCGCCGCCGCCCTGTGGGGAGCCGCCACCGGACTGCTCGTGCCACGCGCCGCGTACCGGCTCTCCGTCGCACCCGGGGAGGACCGGCGGACCGGCTGCCCCGCGGGGCATGTCTTCGTCGGGCCGGCGGGCGGGTGGCTCGGTCCGCCCGGCTGCCGCGCCTGCGCCGCGGAGCCGGTACGGGTGCCGGTGTCGCCGGGTCCACCGGAAGCCACCGCCGGGCCGGTCCCCGCCCGGGTCCTGCCGGCCGCCGCCGTGTTCCGGCACCGGTTCGCGGCGCCCCTTCTCACCGCGTTCGCCTGTGCGGTGCTCGCCGCGGCCACCGGCCCTCGTCCCGAACTCGCCGTCTGGCTGCTCGTCACGCCGTTCGGGATGCTGCTCGCCAGTGTCGACGCCCGCGTCCACCGGTTGCCCGACCGGCTCACCCTGCCGCTCGCCGGGGCGGTTCCGCTGCTCTTGGGCGGCGCCGGGCTCCTTCCGCACAGTGCCGGCTCCTGGCTCCACGCGCTGCTCGGCGGTCTCGCCCTGGGCTGCGGATACCTCGCGCTGTTCCTGATCCATCCGGGCGGCATGGGCTTCGGCGACGTGAAGCTCGCCCTCTCGGTGGGCGCGGCGCTCGGCTGGTACGGCTGGGGCGTCCTCTTCGCCGGGACCTTCGCCGGGTTCCTGTCCGGCGCGGTGTACGGGCTCGGGCTGGTCCTCACCCGGCGCGCCGGCCGAGAGTCCGCCATCCCCTTCGGGCCCTTCATGCTCGGCGGCGCCCTCCTGGGGCTGCTCCTCGGAGGACTCTCCACGACCCCCTGA
- a CDS encoding mannosyltransferase family protein, with protein sequence MSTAQPVAVRRSVFRSVLAAVPWQALGGYAVTRVLGLVALAVGSAVTGKDGLHRLSGRWDSVWYVRIAEHGYGYEVALPDGGVHSDLAFFPLFPALERALAAILSVDAATAGLVVAWTASLAAAWGVYRCGAQVAGHPAGVCLAVLWGVYPTAFVQSMAYTETLFTAFAAWSVLAVLRGRWVLAGVLCLCAGLTRPTAVALIAAIGITALVTVVRERRLPVRMAAGVCLAPLGWLGYIVYVAVRQGSATAYFDVQAAWGNSVDGGVALARFIAGLPLPAALGLCAALALLGGLVALCVRQRQPLPLLVYTIGVVVVSLVGAAYFGSRPRLMMPAFGLLLPAAVALVRLRLRGRVLVLAVPALASAVYGAFTLLGPGPP encoded by the coding sequence ATGTCCACAGCTCAGCCCGTCGCTGTCCGGCGGTCCGTCTTCCGGTCCGTCCTCGCGGCCGTGCCCTGGCAGGCGCTCGGCGGGTACGCCGTCACCCGTGTCCTCGGACTGGTGGCGCTCGCTGTCGGCTCCGCCGTCACCGGCAAAGACGGGCTGCACCGGCTGAGCGGCCGGTGGGACTCGGTCTGGTACGTCCGTATCGCCGAACACGGGTACGGCTACGAGGTCGCCCTGCCCGACGGCGGCGTCCACTCCGACCTCGCCTTCTTTCCCCTGTTCCCGGCGCTGGAACGAGCCCTCGCGGCCATCCTGTCCGTCGACGCGGCCACCGCCGGACTCGTGGTCGCCTGGACCGCCTCGCTCGCCGCCGCCTGGGGTGTCTACCGGTGCGGTGCCCAGGTCGCGGGGCATCCGGCGGGAGTCTGCCTCGCCGTGCTGTGGGGCGTGTACCCGACGGCCTTCGTCCAGTCGATGGCGTACACCGAGACCCTCTTCACCGCCTTCGCCGCCTGGTCGGTCCTCGCCGTGCTGCGCGGGCGCTGGGTCCTGGCGGGCGTGCTGTGCCTGTGCGCCGGGCTGACCCGGCCGACCGCCGTCGCCCTCATCGCCGCGATCGGGATCACCGCGCTGGTGACGGTCGTCCGCGAGCGCCGGCTGCCGGTACGCATGGCGGCGGGGGTATGCCTGGCGCCGCTCGGCTGGCTCGGGTACATCGTCTACGTCGCCGTGCGGCAGGGCAGTGCCACGGCCTACTTCGACGTCCAGGCCGCCTGGGGCAACTCCGTCGACGGCGGGGTCGCCCTCGCCCGGTTCATCGCCGGTCTTCCGCTGCCCGCCGCGCTCGGTCTGTGCGCGGCGCTCGCACTGCTCGGTGGGCTGGTGGCGCTGTGCGTCCGGCAACGGCAGCCACTGCCGCTGCTCGTCTACACGATCGGCGTGGTCGTGGTGTCCCTCGTCGGCGCCGCGTACTTCGGCTCCCGGCCGCGTCTGATGATGCCCGCGTTCGGCCTTCTCCTTCCCGCCGCGGTGGCGCTCGTACGGCTCCGGCTACGCGGACGGGTCCTCGTGCTGGCCGTGCCGGCGCTCGCCTCCGCGGTCTACGGCGCGTTCACCCTGCTCGGTCCGGGACCGCCGTGA